A DNA window from Pseudorasbora parva isolate DD20220531a chromosome 5, ASM2467924v1, whole genome shotgun sequence contains the following coding sequences:
- the neurod1 gene encoding neurogenic differentiation factor 1, whose protein sequence is MTKSYTEESMMLESQSSTNWTDKCHSSSQDERDVDKTNEPMHKDMEDDDDDDVGLNRLEDEDDEEEEEEEEDGDDTKPKRRGPKKKKMTKARLQRFKMRRMKANARERNRMHGLNDALESLRKVVPCYSKTQKLSKIETLRLAKNYIWALSEILRSGKSPDLMSFVQALCKGLSQPTTNLVAGCLQLNPRTFLPEQSQEMPPHMQTASASFSALPYSYQTPGLPSPPYGTMDSSHIFHVKPHAYGSALEPFFDTQLTDCTSPSFDGPLSPPLSVNGNFSFKHEGSSEFEKNYAFTMHYQAAGLAGAQGHASLYAGSTQRCDIPMENIMSYDGHSHHERVMNAQLNAIFHDS, encoded by the coding sequence ATGACGAAGTCTTACACCGAGGAAAGCATGATGCTGGAGTCGCAATCCAGCACAAACTGGACcgacaagtgtcacagcagctccCAAGACGAGCGAGACGTGGACAAGACCAACGAGCCCATGCACAAGGACATGGAGGACGACGACGACGACGATGTGGGACTCAACCGACTCGAAGATGAGGATGAcgaggaggaagaagaggaagaagaagacGGAGATGACACCAAACCGAAAAGGCGAGGGcccaagaagaagaagatgaccAAGGCACGTCTGCAGAGGTTCAAAATGAGGCGCATGAAGGCGAACGCCCGGGAGAGGAACCGCATGCATGGTCTCAACGATGCGCTCGAGAGCCTGCGCAAAGTTGTGCCGTGCTACTCCAAAACGCAGAAGCTATCCAAGATCGAAACGCTCCGACTGGCCAAAAACTACATTTGGGCTCTCTCGGAAATCCTGAGGTCGGGCAAAAGCCCGGATTTGATGTCTTTCGTGCAGGCCTTGTGCAAGGGCTTGTCCCAGCCGACGACCAATTTAGTCGCAGGATGCCTCCAACTGAACCCCAGAACTTTTCTGCCCGAGCAGAGCCAGGAGATGCCCCCACATATGCAAACAGCAAGTGCTTCCTTTTCCGCTCTTCCCTACTCCTACCAGACGCCCGGTCTTCCCAGCCCTCCGTACGGTACAATGGACAGCTCTCACATCTTTCACGTCAAGCCGCACGCGTACGGGAGCGCACTGGAGCCGTTCTTTGACACCCAGCTCACAGACTGCACCAGTCCCTCGTTTGACGGACCCCTTAGCCCACCTTTGAGCGTCAACGGGAACTTTTCCTTCAAACACGAGGGTTCTTCGGAATTCGAGAAGAACTACGCCTTTACCATGCACTATCAGGCGGCGGGCTTGGCCGGCGCGCAGGGACACGCGTCTCTTTACGCGGGCTCTACGCAGCGCTGTGATATACCGATGGAGAACATTATGTCGTACGACGGGCACTCTCACCACGAGCGGGTCATGAACGCCCAGCTCAACGCGATATTTCACGACTCGTGA